From the genome of Bacteroides sp. MSB163, one region includes:
- a CDS encoding GRP family sugar transporter, with translation MFIVESYGLAVALCWVTMLCWGSWGNTQKLAAKTWRYELFYWDYVIGIVLFSLIWGLTLGSTGEAGRGFIQDLLQVSPENFWSAFLGGVIFNASNILLSASMSLAGMSVAFPVGVGLALVLGVFVNYFSVPKGDPVILFLGVFLIVLAIIFNGIASGKVSKTSGQSTRKKGILVAVCAGILMAFFYRFVAAAMDLENLEAPTAGMMTPYSALFVFAIGIFISNFLFNTLVMKKPFMGEPVSYDQYFKGNFNTHLVGVLGGIIWALGTACSYIAAGKAGAAISYALGQGATMVAALWGLFIWKEFKGASRSTNLLLTLMLILFISGLVLIIVSGGS, from the coding sequence ATGTTTATAGTTGAAAGCTACGGATTGGCAGTGGCGTTGTGTTGGGTTACGATGCTTTGCTGGGGATCGTGGGGAAATACTCAGAAGTTGGCAGCCAAGACCTGGCGCTACGAGTTGTTCTATTGGGATTACGTGATTGGCATCGTTCTTTTCTCTCTGATCTGGGGATTGACTTTAGGTAGTACGGGAGAGGCCGGGAGAGGATTTATACAGGACTTGTTGCAAGTGAGTCCGGAGAACTTTTGGAGCGCTTTCTTGGGTGGTGTGATATTCAATGCTTCTAATATTCTGCTATCGGCTTCTATGTCATTGGCAGGGATGTCGGTTGCTTTTCCTGTAGGGGTGGGGCTGGCATTGGTGCTGGGTGTATTTGTCAATTATTTCAGTGTTCCGAAGGGAGATCCCGTCATTCTTTTCCTGGGAGTTTTCCTGATTGTACTGGCTATTATTTTTAATGGAATAGCATCCGGAAAAGTTTCCAAAACGTCCGGTCAGAGCACTCGTAAGAAAGGTATCCTGGTTGCTGTATGCGCCGGTATCCTGATGGCGTTCTTTTATCGTTTTGTGGCGGCAGCTATGGACCTGGAAAATCTGGAAGCACCCACGGCAGGCATGATGACTCCTTATTCGGCTTTGTTCGTGTTTGCAATAGGTATCTTTATCAGTAATTTCCTGTTCAATACACTGGTGATGAAGAAACCTTTTATGGGAGAACCTGTGTCCTACGACCAGTATTTCAAAGGAAACTTCAATACGCATCTGGTGGGTGTGTTGGGCGGTATAATCTGGGCATTGGGAACTGCTTGCAGCTATATCGCTGCCGGAAAAGCCGGTGCGGCTATTTCCTATGCGCTGGGGCAAGGGGCAACGATGGTAGCCGCCTTGTGGGGACTCTTCATCTGGAAAGAGTTTAAGGGGGCTTCAAGGTCTACCAATCTGTTACTTACGCTGATGCTTATTCTTTTTATCTCCGGTCTGGTACTGATTATAGTGTCCGGAGGAAGTTGA
- the rbsK gene encoding ribokinase has translation MKKIIVIGSSNIDMVVKTSHLPVPGETILGGEFFMNQGGKGANQAVAVKRLGGNLIFVAKLGNDILGQQSVDYFKKEGIDTKYITLDENSASGVALISVDDHAENSIVVASGANMLLNEQDVDKVVEEMCEGDILLMQLEIPIQTVEYAARKAFEKGVKVVLNPAPARSLPEELFRYLFMITPNRIEAEMLTGIKIVNDADAERVAKEISAMGVQNIIVTLGSKGCLVREGDTSYCVDAFKVEPVDTTAAGDTFNGALCVGLAEGMNLRQSAVMASKVSSVAVTRMGAQSSIPYRKELDLNE, from the coding sequence ATGAAGAAAATTATAGTAATTGGCAGTTCCAATATAGATATGGTGGTGAAGACCTCTCATCTGCCGGTTCCCGGTGAAACCATTCTGGGTGGTGAATTCTTTATGAACCAGGGTGGTAAAGGAGCCAATCAGGCAGTTGCAGTGAAAAGGTTGGGTGGTAATCTGATCTTTGTAGCGAAGTTGGGGAATGATATACTGGGACAGCAGTCAGTGGATTATTTCAAGAAAGAGGGAATAGATACAAAATATATCACTCTTGATGAAAACTCTGCTTCCGGAGTTGCTTTGATCAGTGTGGATGATCACGCAGAGAATAGTATAGTGGTGGCTTCCGGAGCCAATATGCTGCTGAACGAGCAGGATGTGGATAAAGTTGTGGAGGAAATGTGCGAAGGAGACATCTTGTTGATGCAACTGGAAATTCCGATTCAAACGGTGGAATATGCTGCCAGGAAAGCTTTTGAAAAAGGGGTGAAGGTAGTCTTGAATCCGGCCCCTGCACGGAGTCTTCCGGAAGAGTTATTCAGATACCTGTTTATGATTACTCCCAACCGGATTGAAGCCGAAATGCTCACCGGTATAAAGATTGTGAATGATGCTGATGCGGAACGGGTTGCAAAAGAAATCAGCGCGATGGGAGTACAGAATATAATTGTAACTTTGGGTTCGAAGGGCTGCTTGGTGAGAGAAGGCGATACTTCGTATTGTGTGGATGCTTTTAAAGTGGAACCTGTTGATACAACGGCTGCCGGCGATACTTTCAACGGTGCTTTATGTGTGGGACTGGCAGAAGGCATGAACTTGAGGCAATCTGCTGTAATGGCTTCTAAAGTTTCATCTGTTGCCGTGACAAGAATGGGAGCGCAGTCTTCTATTCCGTATCGTAAAGAACTGGACCTGAATGAATAA
- a CDS encoding DUF4434 domain-containing protein: MKNILSLISISSLLLVLAACGSKQAPTAEEIVAKARAVKTLNAYDEMSCVVYEMKGLPESPQTSIDRFISDDCVEGTGSFELKYSFSGNASGTESVYIQQSGGDYRSDLSFHPLGLSIWVKGNKNNKGTFRFMLIQDVDQFTQDALHDKDRWQFFEYVDKDVLTKEEWTRVVMPYEAFTFVKGRDLSENKLVLNRLEGYRLEITNDDNSACTGEVCIDNLEQLTSYTPEFKGTPKFSSVFIQLNGVYKETDWDVEFKASREVGIDTWIIQYAEGFNDRTNEKSSFYSPTNLPWVTKQYDIMNRMFDAAERNGMKLIVGLYPGDYSKEDTTKPEQYEFLVERNKQVFDELFALWGNHPSLAGWYITEEFHDGSYPVGWQQEPALSMLANYLQTVAAYVKSKSPKEVCIAPALWRGMPADLCGKWFGKIFAQTPDIDVLYLQDIGGRCLVDFDVDLPNWFAEIKKACDANGVIFGVDIESFKECWCPRITMRTKPWIELEEQLRVAGMFTDHITNFSWATFKPGTDTYEGYKKYLERK, from the coding sequence ATGAAAAATATACTATCCCTAATCAGTATTTCTTCTCTGCTGCTTGTGTTGGCGGCTTGCGGGAGTAAGCAGGCCCCCACAGCAGAGGAGATAGTAGCGAAAGCACGTGCGGTAAAGACTTTGAATGCTTACGACGAGATGAGCTGTGTGGTGTACGAAATGAAAGGACTTCCCGAGTCACCGCAAACCTCGATAGACCGTTTTATCAGTGATGACTGTGTGGAGGGAACGGGAAGCTTCGAGCTTAAATACTCTTTTTCCGGCAATGCGTCCGGAACCGAATCCGTATATATCCAGCAGAGTGGGGGAGACTATCGCAGTGATTTGTCTTTCCATCCGCTGGGACTTTCCATCTGGGTGAAAGGTAATAAGAATAATAAAGGTACCTTCCGTTTCATGCTTATTCAGGATGTGGATCAGTTTACGCAGGATGCGCTTCATGACAAAGATCGCTGGCAGTTCTTCGAGTATGTGGATAAGGATGTACTGACCAAGGAAGAATGGACACGTGTAGTGATGCCTTATGAGGCCTTTACTTTTGTCAAAGGGCGTGATCTGAGCGAAAACAAACTGGTTTTGAACCGTCTTGAAGGTTATCGTCTTGAAATCACGAACGATGATAACAGCGCATGTACAGGTGAGGTTTGCATCGACAATCTGGAGCAGCTGACCTCTTATACTCCTGAATTCAAGGGAACTCCCAAGTTCTCCAGTGTTTTCATTCAGCTGAATGGCGTCTATAAAGAGACCGACTGGGACGTAGAATTCAAAGCAAGCCGTGAAGTGGGCATTGACACTTGGATTATCCAGTATGCCGAAGGTTTCAATGACCGCACGAATGAGAAATCTTCTTTCTATTCGCCGACAAATCTGCCGTGGGTGACCAAGCAATATGATATCATGAACCGAATGTTCGATGCTGCCGAGCGTAACGGGATGAAGCTGATTGTCGGACTATATCCCGGTGATTACAGCAAGGAAGATACTACAAAACCGGAACAATATGAATTTCTGGTGGAGCGTAATAAACAAGTATTCGATGAACTGTTTGCCCTTTGGGGGAATCATCCCAGCCTGGCGGGATGGTACATAACCGAAGAATTTCATGACGGCTCGTATCCGGTAGGCTGGCAGCAGGAACCCGCCTTGTCTATGCTGGCTAATTATTTGCAGACAGTGGCGGCTTATGTGAAGTCGAAGTCTCCGAAAGAAGTCTGCATAGCTCCTGCTTTGTGGAGGGGAATGCCTGCTGATCTCTGCGGAAAATGGTTTGGTAAGATATTTGCCCAGACTCCCGATATAGATGTACTTTATCTTCAGGATATAGGCGGACGTTGTCTGGTAGATTTTGATGTGGACCTGCCCAACTGGTTTGCCGAAATAAAGAAAGCCTGCGATGCTAACGGAGTGATTTTCGGAGTAGATATAGAGTCGTTCAAAGAGTGCTGGTGTCCGAGAATTACCATGCGGACCAAACCCTGGATCGAGCTGGAGGAACAGCTGAGAGTAGCCGGAATGTTTACCGATCATATCACGAATTTCAGTTGGGCCACCTTCAAGCCGGGAACAGATACCTATGAAGGGTATAAGAAATATCTTGAAAGAAAATAA
- a CDS encoding ADP-ribosylglycohydrolase family protein, translated as MSMSKRNLIWLLMAFFFIADLAAAVHKGNKEVVLSEQSLRDKVKGAWAGQTLGCSYGGPTEFKFLGTIIQDYIPIPWDKHTVKNWYDTFPGLYDDVYVDLTFVEVFERCGLDAPIDSFATAFGRTEYPLWHANQVARYNLLQGMKAPQSGYWKNNPHAHCIDFQIEADFAGIMSPGMPNQAAEICDRVGHIMSYGEGWYGGVYVAAMYSLAYVSNDIEYIVKEALKVIPEESDFHKCMSDVIRWHRKYPKDWKRTWFELQNKWSEEISCPEGIHNSFNIGTKINGAYILLGLLYGQGDFTKTIDIATRAGQDSDCNPASAAGILGTMIGYSNIPESWKEALYEVEDIPFSHTDISLNKAYDMTYRHASEMLQKHGNGKAGTDFIIRRENIRPVALEVAFENLKVSDKLTIEKSIDDVNPFSFEGTGLVVKGYVAGGLPADYTAEMDVYIDGQFYETTALPQYINHRKCELFFCYDRPVGKHTVTFKWKNPVSNGKIWITEVIIYTTK; from the coding sequence ATGAGTATGTCGAAAAGAAATCTAATATGGCTCCTGATGGCTTTCTTCTTTATAGCCGATCTGGCTGCCGCCGTTCATAAAGGAAATAAAGAAGTTGTTCTGTCCGAGCAGAGCCTGCGTGATAAAGTGAAGGGCGCATGGGCGGGGCAGACCCTGGGATGCAGTTACGGGGGACCTACTGAGTTTAAATTCTTGGGAACTATCATTCAGGATTATATTCCCATTCCCTGGGATAAGCATACGGTCAAGAATTGGTATGATACCTTTCCCGGTTTGTATGATGATGTTTATGTGGATCTGACTTTTGTGGAAGTCTTCGAAAGATGCGGGCTGGATGCTCCGATTGATTCTTTTGCGACGGCTTTCGGGCGGACAGAATATCCATTGTGGCATGCCAACCAGGTAGCCCGCTACAATCTGTTGCAGGGGATGAAAGCACCCCAGAGTGGTTACTGGAAGAATAACCCTCATGCACATTGCATCGACTTCCAGATTGAAGCGGATTTTGCCGGGATTATGTCACCGGGAATGCCTAATCAGGCCGCTGAAATCTGCGATAGGGTGGGGCATATCATGTCCTATGGTGAAGGATGGTATGGCGGAGTTTATGTGGCAGCCATGTACTCTCTGGCTTATGTCAGCAATGATATAGAATATATCGTAAAAGAAGCGTTGAAGGTGATACCGGAAGAAAGCGATTTCCACAAATGTATGTCGGACGTAATTCGCTGGCACAGGAAATATCCGAAAGACTGGAAACGAACCTGGTTCGAGTTGCAGAACAAGTGGAGCGAAGAAATCAGTTGTCCCGAAGGCATTCATAACTCCTTTAATATCGGTACGAAGATAAACGGTGCTTATATACTCCTGGGCTTGCTTTACGGACAGGGGGACTTCACAAAGACCATAGATATCGCCACGCGTGCCGGTCAGGACTCTGACTGTAATCCGGCTTCAGCCGCAGGCATCCTGGGAACCATGATAGGATACAGCAACATCCCCGAATCCTGGAAAGAAGCTTTGTATGAAGTAGAAGACATACCTTTCTCCCATACGGATATCAGTCTGAATAAAGCCTATGACATGACGTACAGACATGCCAGCGAGATGTTGCAGAAACATGGAAACGGGAAGGCAGGAACAGACTTCATAATCAGACGGGAGAACATCAGACCTGTTGCTTTGGAAGTAGCTTTTGAGAATCTGAAAGTGAGCGATAAACTTACAATAGAGAAATCCATAGATGATGTAAATCCCTTCTCTTTCGAAGGAACCGGACTGGTTGTAAAAGGATACGTGGCAGGTGGGCTTCCGGCGGACTATACGGCGGAGATGGATGTATATATCGATGGACAGTTCTATGAAACCACCGCCTTGCCCCAATATATCAATCACCGGAAGTGTGAATTGTTCTTCTGCTATGACCGTCCTGTAGGGAAGCACACTGTAACTTTTAAATGGAAAAATCCCGTATCGAACGGGAAAATATGGATAACCGAAGTAATAATCTATACAACGAAATAA
- a CDS encoding SGNH/GDSL hydrolase family protein — translation MMKRYCLYLFILIGISCSAELKAQRNGTVYKGNDPAVRYTGRTLVSSDGSVAFDWVGTYLETRFTGGRLSVKVSETGTSYYNVFVDGNLHKVVKVCGTDTLIHLVSGIDKRIHSLKIQKRSEGEFGKTTIHQFVLSGSGRLAEEPAVRTRHIEFIGNSLTCGYGTDGKHRDEPFLVETENCNLTFASMVARYYDADYTLIAHSGRGAARNYGDSVRVSKVTMKDRMLNTFDEDLTHKWNFKGYLPDLVVINLGSNDFSTEPHPYKSEFTKAYKQILAQLREHYGDIPILCIYPVAMQAPVFSYYEAIINEVNDPKVFLLKLDKNLYNRTTDLGAAWHPGYSGHKKMAMWIIPYISTIMGWDLTDKVIE, via the coding sequence ATGATGAAACGTTATTGTCTATATCTGTTTATCCTGATAGGGATAAGTTGTTCTGCGGAACTGAAAGCTCAAAGAAACGGAACTGTTTACAAAGGGAATGATCCTGCCGTGCGGTATACCGGCAGAACATTGGTCTCTTCCGATGGTTCGGTAGCTTTCGACTGGGTAGGTACTTATCTGGAAACCCGTTTTACTGGTGGAAGGCTGTCAGTGAAAGTTTCTGAAACAGGAACGAGTTATTATAATGTATTTGTTGATGGCAACCTGCATAAAGTCGTGAAAGTATGCGGAACGGATACATTGATCCATCTGGTATCGGGCATAGATAAGCGCATTCATAGTTTGAAGATACAGAAACGTTCCGAAGGTGAATTCGGCAAGACAACTATCCATCAGTTTGTCTTGTCCGGTTCGGGACGCCTGGCGGAAGAGCCGGCAGTACGCACACGGCATATCGAGTTTATCGGAAACTCGCTTACCTGCGGATATGGCACAGACGGGAAACATCGCGATGAGCCTTTCCTGGTGGAGACGGAAAATTGTAATCTCACATTTGCCTCTATGGTAGCCCGTTATTATGATGCGGACTATACACTGATTGCCCATTCCGGTAGAGGAGCCGCTCGCAATTATGGTGATTCGGTACGCGTGTCGAAGGTTACGATGAAAGACCGGATGCTGAATACCTTTGACGAAGACCTTACTCATAAATGGAATTTTAAGGGATATCTTCCGGATCTGGTAGTTATCAATTTAGGTTCCAATGATTTCTCAACGGAGCCCCATCCTTACAAAAGCGAATTCACCAAAGCATACAAACAGATCCTTGCACAACTGCGTGAGCATTATGGAGATATTCCCATATTGTGCATTTACCCTGTAGCTATGCAAGCTCCTGTATTCAGTTATTATGAAGCGATAATAAACGAAGTGAATGATCCGAAAGTCTTTCTACTGAAACTGGATAAGAACCTCTATAACCGGACTACCGACCTGGGGGCTGCATGGCATCCCGGATATTCGGGACATAAGAAGATGGCGATGTGGATAATTCCTTATATCTCAACGATTATGGGCTGGGATCTGACGGATAAAGTGATTGAGTAA
- a CDS encoding DUF4434 domain-containing protein, whose protein sequence is MKRTFLLLFSLFSLVSLQAENKVSLTLIPPGKITNKVDLDIRGGIVNESASQQTYQVALYWNKENKDALLYETVVTIPAGKAETVKVVIPTKDRVGKNKVIFKVANEGKAYRKTKDIEVIESDIRSIQQISGAWTGIYHWSEIEGKHWNQDIKKMTDDQWRELIRSMNKLEMNMVVIQEVFRNEEYVGKHTTNVDNYVGKAFYPSKLYPGRMELTAKDPIEAILTEADKQGMNVLMGVGMFAWFDFTPESLEWHKRVAKELWDMYGHHESFYAFYVSEESGGGLDNWEQRPEMRKKRKDDIVNFFKEFKAYCNGFAPDKPIMLATNSFEVPNGMDTYPALMEHLDILCPFGFARMPDGDLTGKEAANMLQKVCDEAKAHLWFDLEVFLFNPDNSLYPRPVEEIIRDLNLFDNFEKILCYQFPGVFNDPKMSIRVGEARTIDLFNGYMKYLKELKAKNKKRK, encoded by the coding sequence ATGAAACGTACTTTTTTACTTCTTTTTTCTTTGTTCAGTCTGGTAAGTTTGCAGGCAGAGAATAAAGTGAGCTTAACTTTAATACCTCCGGGAAAGATCACCAATAAGGTCGATCTGGATATCCGCGGTGGTATTGTGAACGAAAGTGCTTCACAACAGACTTATCAGGTAGCTTTGTATTGGAATAAAGAGAATAAGGATGCACTGTTATACGAAACGGTTGTGACAATCCCTGCCGGAAAGGCCGAAACGGTTAAGGTGGTTATACCTACCAAGGACCGGGTGGGGAAGAATAAAGTGATCTTCAAAGTGGCTAATGAAGGCAAGGCCTATCGGAAGACAAAAGATATAGAAGTGATTGAATCGGACATTCGCTCTATCCAACAGATATCCGGTGCCTGGACGGGCATCTATCACTGGAGCGAAATCGAAGGAAAACATTGGAATCAGGATATCAAGAAGATGACCGATGATCAATGGAGAGAGTTAATCCGTTCCATGAATAAGCTGGAAATGAATATGGTGGTCATTCAGGAAGTTTTCCGCAATGAAGAATATGTAGGCAAACATACTACCAATGTGGATAACTATGTAGGTAAAGCCTTCTATCCTTCCAAACTGTATCCCGGTCGTATGGAACTTACAGCCAAAGATCCGATTGAGGCCATCCTGACGGAAGCCGATAAACAGGGCATGAACGTACTGATGGGAGTGGGTATGTTTGCTTGGTTCGACTTTACCCCCGAATCTTTGGAATGGCACAAGCGGGTGGCTAAAGAACTGTGGGATATGTATGGTCACCATGAATCCTTTTATGCTTTCTATGTGTCCGAAGAGAGTGGCGGTGGTCTGGATAACTGGGAACAACGCCCCGAAATGCGTAAAAAGAGAAAAGACGATATTGTGAATTTCTTCAAAGAGTTTAAGGCTTACTGTAACGGATTTGCACCGGACAAACCGATCATGTTGGCTACCAACAGTTTTGAAGTTCCCAACGGAATGGATACGTATCCGGCACTCATGGAACATCTGGATATCTTGTGTCCATTCGGATTTGCCCGTATGCCGGATGGTGATCTGACCGGTAAGGAAGCGGCTAACATGTTGCAGAAAGTTTGTGATGAGGCTAAAGCTCATTTGTGGTTCGACCTGGAAGTATTTCTGTTCAATCCGGATAACTCCCTCTATCCCCGTCCGGTAGAAGAAATCATCCGTGACCTGAACCTGTTTGATAACTTCGAGAAGATTCTTTGCTATCAGTTCCCGGGTGTATTCAATGATCCGAAGATGTCTATCCGTGTGGGCGAAGCACGCACTATCGACTTGTTCAACGGATACATGAAATACCTGAAAGAATTGAAAGCTAAAAATAAGAAACGTAAATAA
- a CDS encoding metallophosphoesterase family protein, producing the protein MMCKKIALCLMVLFNALTVLGQKEVLKFNRDGKFKIVQFTDVHYKYDDQANSQISLDRINEVLDAERPDFVMFTGDVVVSNEVFKGLDIVLEPCIRRNIPFGVVFGNHDDEYDRTRVELYDYLSQKKNSMMPARGGEVASDYVLTVKSSKDKNKNAALLYCIDSHAYTQIKSVPGYDWIKFDQIAWYRNQSKEFTKQNNDIPLPALAFFHIPIPEYKDAVMEDKNRLFGVRGEGVACPTTNSGLFTSIKECGDVMGTFVGHDHNNDYAVMYKEVLLAYGRYTGGNTVYNNLANGARVIILQEGERKFDSYIRLAGGEIESRISYPGSFN; encoded by the coding sequence ATGATGTGTAAGAAAATAGCTTTATGCTTAATGGTATTATTCAATGCTCTTACGGTTTTGGGCCAGAAAGAAGTATTGAAGTTCAATCGTGACGGTAAGTTTAAGATTGTACAGTTTACGGATGTTCATTATAAATATGATGATCAGGCGAATTCACAAATATCTCTGGATCGTATTAACGAAGTATTGGATGCCGAACGTCCTGATTTCGTCATGTTTACGGGAGATGTGGTCGTTTCCAATGAAGTTTTCAAAGGGCTGGACATTGTTTTGGAGCCTTGCATTAGACGCAATATTCCGTTTGGAGTGGTATTTGGCAATCATGATGATGAGTATGATCGCACCCGGGTGGAATTGTATGATTATCTCTCGCAAAAGAAAAACAGTATGATGCCTGCCCGTGGGGGCGAAGTCGCTTCCGATTATGTTTTGACGGTGAAGTCGTCAAAGGATAAGAATAAAAATGCGGCTCTTCTATATTGCATCGATTCTCATGCATACACGCAGATAAAGTCAGTACCCGGATATGACTGGATTAAGTTTGATCAGATTGCCTGGTACAGAAATCAAAGCAAGGAATTTACGAAGCAGAATAATGATATCCCTCTTCCTGCATTGGCTTTCTTCCACATTCCCATACCCGAATACAAAGATGCTGTGATGGAAGATAAGAACAGATTGTTTGGAGTGAGAGGTGAAGGAGTTGCTTGCCCTACCACTAATTCAGGTCTGTTTACTTCTATCAAGGAGTGCGGAGATGTTATGGGGACATTTGTCGGTCACGATCATAACAATGATTATGCAGTTATGTATAAGGAGGTGTTATTGGCCTACGGGCGTTATACAGGTGGAAATACGGTGTACAATAATTTGGCTAACGGTGCCCGTGTAATCATATTGCAGGAGGGAGAACGCAAGTTCGATTCCTATATTCGTCTGGCTGGTGGCGAGATTGAATCACGGATTTCTTATCCGGGTAGTTTTAACTAA
- a CDS encoding glycerophosphodiester phosphodiesterase, with amino-acid sequence MKNAIFIAGMLLSTFVMRAGDISKYVLDNYLISVGQSGSVVGRIYPTPSNVRLLSDTSSLFRIDLKEKSICLKKNRALSAGQTSYRYGITLLIDGQQCEFELLKDGFSKNRVVAHRGAWRQKGVLQNSVRSFQNAVELGCQGSELDVWLTADNKVVLSHDPHVYGLEVENITSLQLFQQTIHEKDPVPSLQELLIAARAQNSTHPIIEIKDSQKGLERTLQLTDSVVNIVHRMKMQGYVEYISFNYEVLKHIRELDPTARTLYLWEGKKELKDLVNDRISGIDYSYYAYRQDKNLTQKAREAGLLTNVWTVNNAEELQQYYLLGVDYITTDEPELLLKIIDSLK; translated from the coding sequence ATGAAAAATGCAATCTTTATAGCAGGAATGCTTCTTAGCACCTTCGTCATGAGGGCCGGAGATATTTCGAAGTATGTGTTGGATAATTATCTGATTTCCGTGGGGCAGTCGGGGAGTGTAGTGGGGCGGATATATCCCACACCCTCCAATGTTCGTTTGTTGAGTGATACTTCTTCTCTCTTCCGGATTGATCTTAAAGAGAAATCAATCTGTCTGAAAAAGAATAGAGCGTTATCAGCTGGGCAGACGAGTTACAGATACGGCATAACTCTTTTGATTGACGGGCAGCAGTGTGAGTTTGAATTATTGAAAGACGGCTTCAGTAAGAACAGAGTGGTGGCTCATCGGGGTGCTTGGAGACAGAAAGGGGTGTTGCAAAATTCAGTTCGTTCTTTTCAGAATGCGGTAGAATTGGGATGTCAGGGATCTGAATTGGATGTTTGGTTAACTGCTGACAATAAAGTTGTTCTTTCTCATGATCCGCATGTATATGGATTGGAAGTTGAAAATATCACTTCATTGCAGTTATTTCAACAAACGATTCATGAGAAAGACCCGGTACCTTCACTTCAGGAGCTCTTGATAGCTGCAAGGGCGCAGAATAGTACCCATCCTATTATTGAAATAAAAGATTCCCAGAAAGGGTTGGAACGTACGTTGCAGTTGACAGACTCTGTGGTGAATATTGTTCATCGCATGAAAATGCAGGGGTATGTGGAATATATCAGTTTCAATTATGAGGTATTGAAACATATCCGCGAACTGGACCCTACAGCCAGAACTCTTTACTTATGGGAAGGTAAGAAGGAACTGAAGGACCTTGTGAACGACCGCATCTCAGGAATTGATTATTCTTACTATGCATACAGGCAAGATAAGAATCTGACTCAAAAAGCCAGGGAAGCCGGTTTGCTTACCAATGTCTGGACGGTGAATAATGCGGAAGAGCTGCAACAATATTATTTATTGGGAGTAGACTATATTACTACAGATGAACCTGAATTATTATTGAAGATTATAGATAGTTTAAAATAA